CAACTATCGATAAAAATTCGCCTTCCTTAACTTCAAGATTTATGTTTTCTAAAACTTTTTTTTCTCCATAGGAAAAATTTACTCCATCGAGTTTAAAAATCGTTTTCCCACCTGATTTCCTACCTTTACTTACAATTTCCCTTATGCTTTCCTGGTCGAATTTCCATCTATCTCTTTTAACAATTGATACAGCATCTGATAAATTTAGAGGCAATTCTTTGTATCCAAGCTCGGAGAATAATTCAGTTATCTCAAGTGGTTGAATGCCATTTTCTTTTAAAAATTTAATTTCTTTCAGGATAGATTCAGGAGGCCCATCTTTTAAAATTCTTCCCCCCTTAAGCACTACCAACCTGTCTGCATTTTTAACTTTATCAGCATCATGTTCTACGGTAATAAAGCTTCTTTTTAGGCTTTTCAGTTCTTTATACAACGAATAAATCCGCCCCCGGGCTTCGGGGTCTAAATCTGTAGTTGGCTCATCAAAAGCTAAAAGTTTTGGTTTCATTGCCAAAACTGCTGCGATTGCAAGTCTCTGTTTTTCTCCGCCAGAGAGAAAAAAAGGGTTCCTGTTCTTTAAATGAGTCAATCCTATAAAATCTAAAGTTTCATCAACTCTTCTGACCATCTCCAGTTTTTCTAAATTTATATTTTCCAATCCAAAAGCAACCTCCAGTTCTACAGCTGAAGAAAATATCTGAGATTCAAAATCCTGAAATACTAATCCAATCTCTTTAAAATAATCTCTTGATTTATGGGTCAATGTATTTTTTCCAAAGGATACAACCTCACCTCTGAAATCTCCTTTTATGAAATGAGGAATTATTCCATTAAAAGTCATGAGCAGCGTTGATTTTCCAGCACCAGACATCCCCATTATCGCAACAAACTCTCCCCCAGAAATTTCTAAATTTATTTCTGAAAGAGCCTCCAAATTAGATTTGCGATACCTGAACCCCAGATTCTTTATTTCCAGTATCTTCACAGAATTTATATAATACAATATCTAATTATCTTCAAACTAAAATTATGCTTGCCAAAGAAGCGGCTCGATTTAAAGCAGCAAAGAAAATTTCCTACGCCGATTGTTTTGCCGCTGCTTTGACAAAGCTACATAAAGGAGAACTTATAACAGGTGATAGGGAATTTAAAGCATTAGAAGATGATATAAAAATTTCCTGGATAATTTAGATAGGTTATATAAAAGTCAAATTGTGTTACTAATAATTTTTTTAGTTTCACAAATGAAACTAAAAAAGTTTTAGGTTCCAGAAAAATCAAATTATGTTACTAAAATTTAGAACCTCAACATTCGAACTTTTTTGGAGATTGCATATGTCGTCAGGAGCGTTCTTCTTGTAATCACAGCCTCTGCGAAATCATTGCTTTATTCTACTTTTAAAATAAATTTTCAAAAAGAGCGGGCAAGTGGTTCTTCTACTTTCAATAATTCGCAGTAATACAACCACGATAACATCGGTTCAAATTCGACAGACAGTGTCTGTTGTTTTTGAGATTCGTCAGACAGTGTCGGACGAATTGCTAATTCCCGAGACATTGTCTTGGGTTTTTCAGATTTCCGAGATGGCGTCTCGGAAATTCTAAATCTCTCTGGATAAACCAAATAAAACTTACGTATCAGTTCTATATTATCCTGAGAAAAGCCACGGCCAAATTTTTGTGTTAAATCTTCGGATAGTCTTATAAGAATTCCTTTTCCATACTCTGCTCGTATTTTCCCTTTTTGTTCAAACTCCACTATTTCTCTTCCAATTTCCCAGTAAGTTAATACTTGAGCCTTATTTATCTCTCTAACTACTTTAGTTGTTGCCTCATTTAAAATGAGGCAATTCTATCAAGAAGATTATGGTAATTTTTTGTGGTTATCTCTTTATTATTCATTTGAATTTCTCACCAAAT
The window above is part of the Acidobacteriota bacterium genome. Proteins encoded here:
- a CDS encoding energy-coupling factor transporter ATPase, whose protein sequence is MYYINSVKILEIKNLGFRYRKSNLEALSEINLEISGGEFVAIMGMSGAGKSTLLMTFNGIIPHFIKGDFRGEVVSFGKNTLTHKSRDYFKEIGLVFQDFESQIFSSAVELEVAFGLENINLEKLEMVRRVDETLDFIGLTHLKNRNPFFLSGGEKQRLAIAAVLAMKPKLLAFDEPTTDLDPEARGRIYSLYKELKSLKRSFITVEHDADKVKNADRLVVLKGGRILKDGPPESILKEIKFLKENGIQPLEITELFSELGYKELPLNLSDAVSIVKRDRWKFDQESIREIVSKGRKSGGKTIFKLDGVNFSYGEKKVLENINLEVKEGEFLSIVGPNGSGKTTLAKILAGIFKPQKGNLYINGIDVKKMEPVSMSRLIGFGFQNPDHQIFKEKVEDEIDFTLSLLRKDILNKSEMIDEALNAVNLLEKRKEDPFSLTKGERQRLAVASILAAKKEIIILDEPITGLDWNETREMMKLIKKLNEEGKTILIITHSVDIAIRYSSRILILKDGKIIADGIPRELIKDKNLWEDSHIPLSDFFHLNEYLGFNFLDVEEIKHSLIQ
- a CDS encoding PIN domain-containing protein → MLAKEAARFKAAKKISYADCFAAALTKLHKGELITGDREFKALEDDIKISWII
- a CDS encoding DUF1016 N-terminal domain-containing protein, which gives rise to MLNEATTKVVREINKAQVLTYWEIGREIVEFEQKGKIRAEYGKGILIRLSEDLTQKFGRGFSQDNIELIRKFYLVYPERFRISETPSRKSEKPKTMSRELAIRPTLSDESQKQQTLSVEFEPMLSWLYYCELLKVEEPLARSF